One window of the Tubulanus polymorphus chromosome 11, tnTubPoly1.2, whole genome shotgun sequence genome contains the following:
- the LOC141912738 gene encoding uncharacterized protein LOC141912738: MYPHHNHHHHHHHHDSYLAHQANRAHREEEKAERKEARLHDKAVNAALHGHFLKAVNLESRASQQHARAENAHIREQAAAAGTMHHHPPHHQFGQHGHHKHHHPVPPCNSPSAPPFYPTGQVPPPAAGYPPPPSGGYPGYPPAPGYPPAAGYPPAAGYPGYPRY; the protein is encoded by the exons ATGTATCCACATCACAACcaccaccatcatcatcaccatcatgaTTCATACCTAGCGCATCAAGCGAATCGTGCCCACAGG GAAGAGGAAAAAGCAGAACGTAAGGAAGCCCGTCTTCATGACAAAGCAGTTAATGCCGCGCTTCATGGACATTTCTTAAAAGCCGTAAATCTAGAG tcacGAGCATCTCAACAACACGCTCGAGCTGAAAACGCACACATACGGGAACAGGCTGCCGCTGCTGGTACGATGCACCATCACCCACCCCACCATCAATTTGGACAGCATGGTCACCATAAGCACCACCACCCAGTACCACCGTGTAACTCCCCATCAGCACCTCCCTTCTACCCAACCGGACAGGTACCACCGCCCGCCGCAGGATATCCTCCTCCGCCTTCTGGTGGCTATCCGGGTTATCCACCTGCTCCGGGCTATCCACCTGCTGCAGGATATCCACCTGCAGCAGGATATCCTGGATATCCGAGATACTAG